One part of the Maribacter aquivivus genome encodes these proteins:
- a CDS encoding Nramp family divalent metal transporter, translated as MFKKLGPGVLVAAAFIGPGTVTACTLAGVNFGFSLLWAMLLSIIATYVLQEMSARLGIVTQKGLADVIKQELHNPWIRNSVIALIFSAIIIGNASYEAGNIGGATLGMEALFGMTYSNLYPFILGGLAFILLYLGSYKSLEKVFIVLVLIMSLSFVMTAILTKPDIWELIKGLFMPTIPEKGILTIIALVGTTVVPYNLFLHAALVSEKWKSKDDLKLAKRDTLVSIILGGLVSVSIIISAAAINSTEVNNVMDMAKALEPLYGSAALYFLGIGMFAAGITSAITAPLAAAYVANSCFGWNAGFKDAKFRMIWIMILILGVFFLSFGIKPIEIIKFAQITNGLLLPIIAVFLLWVVNRTGVMGEYKNNMMQNIFGGLIILLSVLLGAKSILTVLGFL; from the coding sequence ATGTTTAAGAAATTAGGTCCGGGTGTACTGGTGGCCGCAGCGTTTATTGGTCCCGGTACGGTTACGGCATGTACTTTGGCAGGAGTCAATTTTGGATTTAGTTTACTGTGGGCCATGTTGTTATCTATCATAGCAACCTATGTTCTTCAAGAAATGTCTGCCCGTTTAGGTATCGTAACCCAGAAGGGATTGGCAGATGTTATCAAACAAGAACTGCATAACCCTTGGATTCGTAATAGTGTCATAGCTCTTATCTTTTCTGCCATTATTATTGGTAATGCCTCTTATGAAGCAGGTAATATAGGTGGTGCCACCTTGGGTATGGAAGCTTTATTTGGTATGACCTATAGTAATCTGTATCCTTTTATTTTGGGTGGTTTGGCTTTCATATTATTATACTTGGGTAGTTACAAGTCTTTGGAAAAGGTGTTTATAGTGCTTGTACTTATTATGAGTTTATCGTTTGTAATGACGGCTATTTTGACCAAACCAGATATATGGGAACTCATTAAAGGATTGTTCATGCCTACAATTCCTGAAAAAGGCATTCTTACTATAATCGCTTTAGTTGGTACCACCGTTGTACCTTATAATCTTTTTCTACATGCAGCATTGGTAAGTGAGAAATGGAAATCTAAAGACGATTTAAAATTAGCTAAGCGAGATACACTAGTTTCAATTATTTTAGGCGGACTAGTTTCTGTCAGTATAATTATATCAGCTGCGGCCATAAACTCTACAGAAGTAAATAATGTTATGGATATGGCAAAAGCCCTAGAACCTTTATACGGTTCTGCGGCTTTGTATTTTTTGGGTATTGGTATGTTTGCTGCTGGTATCACCTCTGCGATTACAGCACCTTTAGCTGCAGCCTATGTGGCAAATAGTTGTTTTGGATGGAATGCAGGATTTAAAGATGCTAAGTTTAGAATGATATGGATAATGATACTAATACTAGGGGTATTCTTTTTATCCTTCGGAATTAAACCTATTGAGATTATAAAATTCGCTCAAATTACCAATGGCTTGTTACTGCCCATAATAGCTGTCTTTTTGCTTTGGGTGGTAAATAGAACGGGAGTGATGGGGGAATATAAGAATAACATGATGCAGAATATATTCGGAGGACTGATTATTCTGCTTTCCGTTTTATTAGGTGCTAAAAGTATCTTAACCGTATTAGGCTTTTTATAG
- the pxpA gene encoding 5-oxoprolinase subunit PxpA yields the protein MTKHFIDINCDVGEGVGNEEALFPLISSCNIACGGHAGSKKSIVFCLELAKKCNVKIGAHPSYPDRENFGRVSMNISSDALIQSIKEQLQLFMSLCNQIDVQLHHIKPHGALYNDIAKDELVAKMFLTGIEEFKKDVVLYVPYGSVIQKLALENGFKVLVEAFADRNYNTDLSLVSRKESNALITDGKEVLNHLLTMYKENEVKTVSGDKIPIIANTYCIHGDTPSALQILAYLSNELPHHNLLIK from the coding sequence ATGACGAAACATTTTATTGATATTAATTGTGATGTAGGGGAAGGTGTTGGTAATGAAGAAGCGTTATTTCCGCTTATCAGTTCTTGTAATATTGCTTGTGGTGGTCATGCAGGTTCTAAAAAGAGTATAGTATTCTGTTTAGAGTTGGCAAAGAAGTGTAATGTAAAGATAGGTGCGCACCCATCATATCCTGATAGAGAAAATTTTGGTCGTGTTTCTATGAATATATCTAGCGATGCATTGATCCAAAGTATAAAAGAACAATTGCAATTATTCATGTCTTTATGTAATCAGATAGATGTTCAATTACATCATATTAAACCTCACGGGGCACTTTATAATGATATCGCTAAAGACGAACTTGTAGCGAAAATGTTTTTAACTGGTATAGAAGAATTCAAAAAAGACGTAGTGTTATATGTTCCATATGGTAGCGTCATTCAAAAATTGGCATTAGAAAATGGATTTAAAGTTCTAGTTGAAGCCTTCGCTGATAGAAATTACAATACTGATTTAAGTTTGGTTTCTAGAAAAGAGAGCAATGCCCTAATAACTGATGGTAAAGAGGTGTTGAATCATCTATTAACAATGTATAAAGAAAATGAGGTAAAAACGGTGAGTGGAGATAAAATCCCTATTATCGCAAATACCTATTGTATTCATGGCGATACACCTTCGGCATTGCAAATTTTGGCGTATCTTTCAAATGAATTACCTCATCATAATCTACTCATAAAATAG
- the pxpB gene encoding 5-oxoprolinase subunit PxpB, translating into MNSPKIHIKPFGVHSVLIEWPNEVSEIILEKILHFERFLNKEVFTNKEWELVPSYNSLLIVNRTKQIDFQKLSSDINNWYEQLKESPKPDRYLWRLPVCYDLEFGLDLEEVANHFNKTKEEIIALHTGATYTVFGIGFLPGFMYLGGINKELEMPRKATPRSKVVKGAVGIAGKQAGIYPQESPGGWNIIGNCAVPIFDATKENPCFVSVGDKIEFYQISRAEHDLHIIEAEVGIYKPEKIKIDA; encoded by the coding sequence GTGAATTCCCCTAAAATACATATCAAACCATTTGGCGTACATTCTGTTTTAATTGAATGGCCAAATGAGGTTAGTGAAATCATATTAGAAAAGATATTACATTTTGAACGGTTTTTAAACAAAGAAGTGTTTACGAATAAGGAGTGGGAGTTAGTACCTTCTTATAACTCTCTTTTGATAGTTAATAGGACAAAACAAATCGATTTTCAGAAATTATCTTCTGATATAAACAACTGGTATGAACAATTAAAAGAATCTCCAAAACCAGATAGGTACTTATGGCGATTACCAGTTTGTTATGATTTGGAATTCGGTTTAGACCTTGAAGAGGTCGCAAATCATTTTAATAAAACAAAAGAAGAAATTATAGCCTTGCATACTGGCGCTACGTATACAGTATTCGGTATTGGGTTTTTACCAGGCTTTATGTATTTAGGCGGTATCAATAAAGAGTTAGAGATGCCAAGAAAAGCTACACCTAGATCTAAAGTGGTTAAAGGTGCTGTTGGTATTGCAGGTAAACAAGCAGGAATCTATCCGCAAGAATCACCAGGAGGTTGGAATATCATTGGAAATTGTGCAGTGCCCATTTTTGACGCAACAAAAGAGAATCCATGTTTTGTAAGTGTTGGCGATAAAATTGAATTCTATCAGATATCTAGAGCAGAGCATGACCTTCATATAATAGAAGCAGAAGTGGGTATTTATAAACCTGAAAAAATTAAGATAGATGCTTAA
- a CDS encoding 5-oxoprolinase subunit C family protein: MLKVLKAGFYTTVQDAGRFHYRNKGVPVSGVMDEMSVFKVNSLLENKESSAVLEITMTGPTLIFEKETFMALGGAKMSATLNNLPIQNYKVYMIEKGDILSFGRLEKGFRSYLAIKGGFTPKEILGSRSYYKPITKVNRLTDNDVVPFSVAEDFQPKISEIKVASFLDETVLEVNKAPEFDILSDKQLEEIFSKTFTVAHENNRMAYQLTETITPHTYSMLTSATIPGTVQLTPAGKLIVLMKDGQTTGGYLRAVQLTDKAICILAQKKGGDPISFKLV; encoded by the coding sequence ATGCTTAAAGTTCTAAAAGCAGGTTTTTATACCACGGTGCAAGATGCAGGGAGATTCCATTATAGAAATAAAGGAGTACCAGTATCTGGGGTAATGGATGAAATGTCAGTTTTTAAAGTAAATTCTTTGTTAGAGAATAAAGAGTCTTCTGCCGTGTTAGAAATTACCATGACGGGACCAACCCTCATCTTTGAAAAAGAAACCTTTATGGCACTTGGTGGAGCCAAAATGTCTGCGACACTCAATAATTTGCCTATCCAAAATTATAAAGTCTATATGATAGAAAAAGGTGACATACTTTCTTTTGGTCGTTTAGAAAAAGGTTTTAGGTCTTACCTAGCTATAAAGGGTGGCTTCACACCTAAAGAAATATTGGGTAGTAGATCTTATTATAAGCCTATTACCAAAGTCAATAGATTAACTGATAATGATGTTGTTCCTTTTTCGGTGGCAGAAGATTTTCAACCTAAAATATCAGAAATTAAAGTGGCATCATTTTTAGATGAAACTGTTCTAGAGGTAAACAAAGCGCCAGAATTTGATATATTAAGCGATAAGCAGTTAGAAGAAATTTTCTCTAAAACATTTACCGTAGCTCATGAGAATAACAGAATGGCATATCAGTTAACAGAAACGATAACACCACATACATACTCAATGCTAACCTCTGCAACTATACCTGGTACCGTACAATTAACACCTGCGGGTAAATTGATTGTGCTTATGAAAGACGGACAAACAACTGGCGGATACTTAAGAGCTGTTCAATTAACAGATAAGGCAATATGCATTCTAGCTCAAAAAAAGGGCGGAGATCCTATTAGCTTTAAATTGGTGTAA
- the ilvD gene encoding dihydroxy-acid dehydratase, giving the protein MELNKHSKNVTQDPTQPAAQAMLYAIGLTEEDLKKPLIGIGSTGYEGNPCNMHLNDLAQEVKVGVNDSGLVGLVFNTIGVSDGISMGTYGMRYSLPSRDIIADSMETVVQAMNYDGLVTVVGCDKNMPGALMAMIRLNRPSVLVYGGTIASGCFKDKTLDIVSAFEAWGEKVAGTMNEEDYKGVIQNACPGAGACGGMYTANTMASAIEALGMAMPYNSSNPAIGKDKQYDAINSGKALRNLLEKDIKPSDIITRKSMENAIRLLTLLGGSTNAVLHFLAIAKAADVDFTLDDFQKISDTTPFLADLKPSGKFLMEDVHRVGGVPAVMKFMLENGMLHGDCLTVTGKTIAENLADVPGLLEHQQVIKPLSNPIKATGHLRILYGNLATEGAVAKITGKEGLYFSGPAKVYNDEFLANAGIGRGEVKKGDVVVIRYEGPKGGPGMPEMLKPTAAIMGAGLGKDVALITDGRFSGGTHGFVVGHVSPEAQEGGAIGLLENGDIITIDAEKNEISVNLTDEQLSERKKNWKQPELKVKRGSLYKYARMVSSASNGCVTDEF; this is encoded by the coding sequence ATGGAATTGAACAAACATAGTAAGAATGTAACCCAAGATCCAACACAACCGGCAGCACAAGCAATGCTTTATGCTATAGGTTTAACAGAAGAAGATTTAAAGAAACCATTAATTGGTATTGGTAGCACAGGTTATGAGGGAAATCCTTGTAATATGCATTTAAATGATTTGGCTCAAGAGGTTAAAGTTGGTGTTAATGACAGTGGCTTAGTTGGTCTTGTGTTTAATACTATTGGTGTGAGTGATGGTATATCTATGGGTACTTATGGTATGCGTTACTCTTTGCCTTCTAGAGATATTATTGCTGATTCTATGGAAACAGTAGTGCAAGCAATGAACTATGATGGTTTGGTTACTGTTGTTGGGTGCGATAAAAATATGCCAGGTGCACTTATGGCGATGATTCGTTTAAATAGACCATCTGTTTTAGTGTATGGTGGTACAATTGCTTCGGGTTGTTTTAAGGATAAGACCTTAGATATCGTTTCTGCTTTTGAAGCATGGGGCGAGAAGGTTGCTGGTACAATGAATGAGGAAGATTACAAAGGTGTAATTCAGAATGCTTGCCCAGGTGCAGGTGCTTGTGGTGGTATGTATACTGCTAATACAATGGCATCTGCTATAGAAGCTTTGGGTATGGCAATGCCTTATAATTCTTCTAATCCTGCTATTGGAAAAGATAAGCAGTACGATGCTATAAACTCTGGTAAGGCTTTAAGAAACCTTTTAGAGAAAGATATTAAGCCAAGTGATATTATCACTCGTAAATCAATGGAGAATGCTATTCGTTTGCTAACCCTTTTGGGTGGGTCAACAAATGCGGTACTTCACTTTTTGGCAATCGCTAAAGCTGCCGATGTTGATTTTACGTTAGATGATTTTCAAAAAATTAGTGATACAACGCCATTCTTGGCAGATTTAAAGCCAAGTGGTAAATTTTTGATGGAAGATGTTCATCGTGTAGGTGGTGTACCTGCCGTTATGAAGTTTATGCTTGAAAACGGAATGCTACATGGAGATTGTCTTACCGTTACTGGTAAAACAATAGCTGAAAACTTAGCTGATGTACCTGGTTTATTGGAACATCAACAAGTAATAAAACCTTTGAGCAATCCTATTAAGGCAACAGGTCACTTACGTATTCTTTACGGCAACCTAGCCACTGAAGGTGCTGTGGCTAAGATTACAGGTAAGGAAGGACTGTATTTCTCTGGTCCGGCTAAAGTATATAATGATGAGTTTCTTGCTAATGCCGGTATCGGTAGAGGTGAGGTGAAAAAAGGTGATGTTGTGGTTATACGTTACGAAGGTCCAAAAGGAGGACCCGGTATGCCAGAAATGTTAAAACCAACTGCAGCTATTATGGGAGCAGGTCTTGGTAAAGATGTTGCTTTGATTACAGATGGTCGTTTCTCAGGTGGTACACACGGTTTCGTAGTGGGTCACGTTTCTCCTGAAGCACAAGAGGGCGGAGCAATTGGTCTTCTAGAAAACGGAGATATTATTACGATAGATGCTGAAAAGAATGAAATTTCGGTTAATCTAACAGATGAGCAGTTATCAGAAAGAAAAAAGAATTGGAAACAGCCAGAATTAAAGGTGAAAAGAGGAAGTTTATACAAATATGCCCGTATGGTATCTTCTGCATCTAATGGTTGTGTTACCGATGAGTTTTAA